In one window of Catalinimonas alkaloidigena DNA:
- a CDS encoding T9SS type A sorting domain-containing protein — translation MFKLLPTSLLWSVLLTSLAAQNPIMITGEASAVLDAYDVAIDSEENRIIVGALQHQGNHDFDPSAAVVSLPVDENLPSGTVTGFVASYRKGGQLNYAFHISDQEIEPSVSNFQVETDKANNLYVLGAFTGKADFDPSEGVFELQASTVYEMRLFLASYDQAGNFRFALAFPFPDNLFGASFSNHNLVNRLVQVDQDGNSYLLLAPIVDGFDFDPGPDEFTIPFGLYVLSYDQNGNFRFGYQVPNNTKAIGCNPDGSHYITGTLLESIDASFDFDPSPATYVLDNVDSSSFFFAAYNQQGEFQLVKDLKGPNALPVMISGNRTGDIFIAGKMSGIVDFDPSSEVYAVEVSEFEPDESGDLFMARYSATGELLMAQAVQDKVGALCFESITDMEVDAEGNLYLTGVLEGGVVDFDPSSESLDLQGRPINARGGDLFVASYNSEGKVLFAYSVANSRILDNYSSIALEADCPIYTLTGALAEKNLTLELAPGDHRLEINTGSHGSSIYIASLLNPALAAGNCTVTSSPEYSAFSLPQLYPNPTSGTLRVRWPSPSIHGEIHVIDLQGKVVYHQTYRGEEASLDLSHLKSGLYFLKIGQYMLKFSKQ, via the coding sequence ATGTTCAAATTACTCCCTACTTCCCTGCTTTGGAGCGTTCTGCTCACTTCCCTGGCAGCACAAAACCCTATTATGATCACCGGCGAAGCATCCGCAGTCCTGGATGCCTACGATGTCGCGATCGATTCAGAGGAAAACCGGATCATCGTAGGGGCCCTTCAGCACCAGGGCAACCATGATTTCGATCCTTCCGCTGCCGTGGTGAGCTTGCCCGTGGATGAGAACCTGCCAAGCGGTACCGTAACAGGTTTTGTGGCTTCGTACCGCAAAGGGGGGCAGCTAAATTATGCGTTTCACATTTCCGATCAGGAGATCGAACCTTCGGTAAGCAACTTTCAGGTAGAAACCGACAAAGCAAATAACCTCTACGTGCTGGGAGCTTTTACTGGAAAGGCCGACTTCGATCCGAGTGAGGGAGTGTTCGAACTTCAAGCCAGCACGGTGTATGAAATGAGACTGTTCTTAGCCTCGTATGACCAGGCAGGAAATTTTCGATTTGCCCTTGCTTTTCCTTTCCCTGACAATCTGTTTGGGGCCTCCTTTTCAAACCATAACCTTGTGAATCGCCTGGTGCAGGTGGATCAGGATGGGAATAGCTACCTGCTGCTCGCTCCGATTGTAGATGGATTTGACTTTGATCCCGGGCCCGACGAATTCACCATCCCCTTTGGTTTGTATGTTCTCTCTTATGATCAAAACGGCAACTTCCGTTTCGGTTATCAAGTACCCAATAATACAAAAGCCATCGGCTGCAATCCTGACGGCTCTCATTACATTACCGGGACCCTCTTGGAATCCATTGACGCTAGCTTTGATTTTGATCCAAGCCCAGCTACTTACGTTTTGGATAACGTCGACAGCTCTTCTTTTTTCTTTGCAGCCTACAACCAACAAGGAGAGTTCCAGTTGGTCAAGGATTTAAAAGGCCCCAACGCGTTACCGGTCATGATTTCGGGTAATCGCACCGGTGACATTTTCATTGCCGGGAAAATGTCAGGAATTGTCGATTTCGATCCCAGCAGCGAAGTGTATGCTGTGGAGGTCAGCGAATTTGAGCCCGATGAGAGTGGCGATCTTTTCATGGCACGTTATTCAGCAACGGGAGAGCTCCTGATGGCCCAAGCGGTGCAAGACAAGGTAGGTGCCCTCTGTTTTGAATCGATAACCGATATGGAGGTAGATGCGGAGGGCAATCTGTACCTCACTGGTGTGTTGGAAGGAGGAGTGGTCGATTTTGACCCGTCTTCTGAGAGTCTAGACCTGCAGGGTCGCCCTATCAATGCTCGTGGAGGTGATTTGTTTGTTGCCTCTTATAATAGCGAGGGGAAGGTGCTATTTGCCTATTCAGTGGCTAACTCCAGGATTCTGGACAATTATAGTTCGATTGCTTTAGAAGCGGATTGTCCTATTTACACATTGACGGGCGCACTCGCCGAGAAGAATCTCACCCTCGAGCTGGCTCCAGGCGACCATAGGCTTGAAATCAACACCGGGAGCCATGGAAGCAGCATTTACATCGCCTCCCTACTCAATCCTGCATTAGCGGCGGGGAATTGCACCGTGACAAGCAGTCCTGAGTACTCCGCTTTCTCCTTGCCTCAACTATACCCTAATCCTACTTCCGGAACCCTCCGTGTGCGCTGGCCAAGTCCTTCAATACATGGAGAAATACACGTCATTGACCTGCAAGGCAAAGTGGTTTATCATCAAACCTACCGGGGCGAAGAAGCCAGTTTGGATCTTTCCCACTTAAAAAGCGGCCTTTACTTTCTTAAAATCGGGCAGTACATGCTTAAATTCTCGAAGCAGTAA
- a CDS encoding DNRLRE domain-containing protein encodes MKSLLIPALLTILLVGLLTACYREDLLPAGDQTLVLQPNSVDGKDALVNLQYPNTNYGQSERLQSLSWTIDGSNVILRSYLAFDLSGVPVGSQITSAKLSLFAYHDGTLPSEGHSHQSGSNSAYIQRVTTFWDEETITWNNQPSYSIGNQVVLPQDTSALQDYVGIDVTGLIQDIKNNPAEGHGMVISLVEESPYRGLSFASSDHDVKEKRPMLTVTYKESTSR; translated from the coding sequence ATGAAAAGCCTGTTGATTCCTGCGCTCCTCACAATCCTGTTGGTAGGTCTACTCACCGCTTGCTACAGAGAAGACTTACTGCCAGCTGGTGACCAGACCCTTGTTTTGCAACCGAACTCAGTGGATGGAAAAGACGCCCTGGTAAACTTGCAATATCCAAACACCAACTATGGCCAGAGCGAACGCCTACAAAGTTTGAGCTGGACCATCGATGGATCGAACGTAATCTTAAGAAGCTACCTTGCTTTTGATTTGTCCGGAGTCCCTGTGGGTAGTCAGATCACTTCGGCAAAATTATCGTTGTTTGCCTACCATGATGGCACACTCCCGTCGGAGGGCCATAGCCACCAGTCGGGTTCCAATAGCGCTTACATACAACGAGTGACTACATTCTGGGATGAAGAGACCATCACTTGGAATAATCAGCCGAGTTACAGCATCGGGAACCAGGTAGTACTACCTCAGGATACAAGTGCCTTGCAGGATTATGTCGGTATCGACGTCACGGGACTGATCCAAGACATCAAAAACAATCCCGCGGAAGGACATGGCATGGTTATCTCCTTGGTTGAGGAAAGTCCGTATCGTGGCTTATCGTTTGCATCAAGCGACCATGATGTGAAAGAGAAGAGACCTATGTTGACCGTGACGTACAAAGAGTCGACTAGTCGATAG
- a CDS encoding YdeI/OmpD-associated family protein, with amino-acid sequence MGKVFVETIAELRDWLLENHNQAESVWLVKWKKGFGPTHISYDELVDELMCFGWVDSLPQSLDQQKTMLRIFPRHPASNWSKVNKERIARLTQEGRMEAPGLKMVEEAKQNGAWDFLNDVEQLVVPPDLEEAFKGDDKAKYYYDRFPNSSKRGILEWIKNAKQDSTRQKRIAETVKKASQNLKANFPKGRDAGPQDK; translated from the coding sequence ATGGGGAAGGTATTTGTAGAGACCATCGCGGAATTAAGAGATTGGCTTCTGGAAAATCATAATCAGGCCGAAAGTGTCTGGCTTGTAAAATGGAAAAAAGGGTTTGGTCCCACACACATCAGCTACGATGAACTCGTAGACGAACTCATGTGCTTTGGTTGGGTAGATAGCCTCCCCCAAAGCCTAGATCAGCAAAAAACTATGCTCCGAATTTTTCCGCGCCACCCCGCAAGCAACTGGTCGAAGGTGAACAAAGAGCGCATTGCCCGACTCACCCAAGAGGGAAGAATGGAAGCACCGGGCCTGAAAATGGTCGAAGAAGCCAAACAAAACGGGGCGTGGGATTTTTTAAATGATGTAGAACAGCTAGTAGTTCCTCCTGACCTGGAAGAAGCTTTTAAGGGCGATGATAAAGCCAAGTATTACTACGATCGCTTCCCCAACTCGTCAAAGCGAGGGATCCTCGAATGGATTAAGAATGCTAAACAGGACTCAACAAGGCAAAAGCGAATTGCAGAAACCGTGAAAAAAGCTTCTCAAAATCTAAAAGCTAATTTTCCCAAAGGAAGGGATGCGGGCCCTCAGGACAAATAG